In the genome of Carboxydocella sporoproducens DSM 16521, one region contains:
- a CDS encoding NapH/MauN family ferredoxin-type protein, with product MRKWTWLRRLVQVLVIGLLLSQLFGFKFFSGDLNASNLLGIPLADPLTALQYLLLGQLAGKILLGALLITAFYWLLGGKTFCSWVCPVNTAGELLDKLRHWLGLPERKLDHGLKYLVLGLVLLLTPILGYPAFAPFNPVGQTSMALAFGLAGALVPLLLVLAFELLLYRRGWCRSLCPIGAFYALLGRLSPFVVTYRQDQCVNCRACARACPMGADTLNGPLVQKEALVTDWDCTRCGSCIDVCPQQALQYGWKLKRKGRKDQ from the coding sequence ATGAGGAAATGGACCTGGTTACGGCGGCTGGTACAGGTACTGGTGATCGGATTACTACTAAGTCAGTTATTTGGTTTCAAATTTTTCAGCGGTGACCTCAATGCTTCCAACCTGCTGGGTATTCCCCTGGCCGACCCCCTGACAGCGCTGCAGTATCTTTTACTGGGCCAGCTGGCAGGAAAAATCTTGCTGGGAGCACTGTTGATTACAGCCTTCTACTGGCTACTGGGGGGTAAGACTTTTTGTAGCTGGGTTTGTCCGGTGAATACCGCAGGAGAACTGCTGGATAAGTTGCGCCACTGGCTGGGGCTGCCGGAGCGAAAACTTGACCATGGCTTAAAATACCTGGTGCTGGGGCTGGTGTTGCTTTTGACCCCCATCCTGGGCTATCCGGCCTTTGCTCCCTTTAATCCAGTGGGTCAAACCAGTATGGCCCTGGCCTTTGGTCTGGCAGGAGCACTGGTGCCCCTGTTGCTGGTGCTTGCTTTTGAGTTACTGCTTTACCGGCGGGGCTGGTGTCGTAGTCTCTGTCCCATTGGAGCCTTTTATGCCTTGCTGGGGCGACTGAGTCCCTTCGTAGTCACCTACCGGCAGGACCAGTGTGTGAATTGCCGGGCCTGTGCCCGGGCCTGTCCCATGGGAGCTGATACTTTAAACGGCCCTCTGGTGCAGAAGGAAGCGCTGGTTACTGACTGGGACTGTACCCGTTGCGGCAGTTGTATTGATGTCTGTCCGCAACAAGCTCTGCAATATGGCTGGAAACTGAAGCGAAAGGGGAGAAAAGACCAATGA